The window GGGTGCATTCTTGAAAATATAGGTCAAATACTTGTAAGGATGTAAGCCGTTTTCTTTGGCGGTTTCGATGATGCTGAAGACAATGGCGCTGGCCTTGGCGCCGCGGGGCGTATTGGCGAACAGAAAGTTCTTGCGGTCAATGACAAAGGGTTTGATGCTGCGTTCCGCCCGGTTGTTGCTGATTTCTAAGTTCCCGTCCCACAGATAGCGCTCCAGATACGGCCATTGCTCCAAGGTGTAGTGGACGGCCCGGCCAAAGCCGCT is drawn from Acetonema longum DSM 6540 and contains these coding sequences:
- a CDS encoding IS66 family transposase — its product is SGFGRAVHYTLEQWPYLERYLWDGNLEISNNRAERSIKPFVIDRKNFLFANTPRGAKASAIVFSIIETAKENGLHPYKYLTYIFKNAP